One genomic window of Nicotiana sylvestris chromosome 10, ASM39365v2, whole genome shotgun sequence includes the following:
- the LOC138880194 gene encoding uncharacterized protein, with protein MAAPPNFEEGQSTNKPPRFNSQYYGWRKTRMHDFIMAEDSELWDIICDGPHVPMKKLGETGPMVLKDRKEYSDIDRKVVEKNYRAKKILVKWSKIDMLTTEYELFRMKYDESIQDMHTRFTSIINELHSLGDVIPRNSL; from the exons atggctgctccacccaactttgaggaaggacaatcaactaACAAACCTCCTAGATTCAATAGTCAGTACTACGGCTGGCGGAAGACTCgtatgcatgattttataatggcCGAAGACTCAGAACTATGGGACATCAtctgtgatggtccacatgttcctatgaagAAGCTTGGAGAAACTGGACCAATGGTGCTGAAAGACAGAAAGGAGTACAGTGATATTGACAGAAAAGtcgtagaaaagaactatcgcgccaagaaaatcttg gttaaatggtccaagattgacatgcttaccactgagtatgagctcttcaggatgaagtATGATGAGTCAATACAGGATATGCACACTAGATTCacatccatcataaatgagctccattcacttggagatgttattcccagaaatagcttgtaa